The Pontibacter pudoricolor genome contains a region encoding:
- a CDS encoding zinc-dependent peptidase, protein MGYVVFIVIVLAVCLLFYSWATRKSRNRSKVLKTDFPAEWRKILNDRVGFYHTLKTDQEKLRFEKMVQLFLSEKRITGIDVQIDDLIKVLVASSAIIPIFGFQDWEYPNLGEVFVFPGSIHKYQDQDSEAVSEVLGRVNPFQNDHYVTLSKPALERGFNDMADRKNVGIHEFAHMLDQADGEIDGVPEAYLPDEWVEPWRKLMYRKIKSIKKGKSDIDAYGATSEAEFFAVVTEYFFEKPEKLAENHPRLYVLLTKIFQQNPKRRFRLNFRELLNPYGKRLGRNEACPCGSGEKYKNCCLSKKSAA, encoded by the coding sequence ATGGGATATGTTGTATTTATAGTTATCGTTCTTGCTGTTTGTCTGCTTTTCTATAGTTGGGCAACCCGTAAGTCGCGTAACAGGAGCAAAGTTCTGAAAACCGATTTCCCGGCGGAGTGGCGTAAAATACTGAACGATAGAGTTGGTTTTTACCATACCTTAAAAACAGACCAGGAAAAGCTGCGTTTCGAGAAGATGGTGCAATTGTTTCTGTCTGAAAAGCGCATTACCGGTATTGACGTTCAGATTGATGACCTTATAAAGGTACTGGTCGCCTCAAGTGCCATTATCCCGATCTTTGGTTTTCAGGACTGGGAGTATCCTAACTTAGGTGAAGTATTTGTATTTCCCGGGAGTATACACAAGTATCAAGATCAGGACAGCGAGGCTGTGTCCGAAGTGCTGGGCCGCGTAAATCCGTTCCAGAACGACCACTATGTTACCTTATCTAAGCCAGCACTGGAGCGGGGCTTTAATGATATGGCTGATCGTAAGAATGTAGGCATACACGAATTCGCTCACATGCTTGACCAGGCCGATGGAGAAATTGACGGCGTGCCGGAAGCCTATCTACCTGATGAATGGGTAGAACCATGGCGGAAACTGATGTACCGCAAGATTAAAAGTATTAAGAAAGGGAAGTCGGATATAGATGCCTATGGCGCCACCAGCGAGGCCGAGTTTTTTGCAGTTGTTACCGAATACTTTTTTGAGAAACCTGAGAAGCTAGCCGAGAACCATCCGAGACTTTATGTTCTGTTAACCAAAATTTTCCAGCAAAACCCAAAGCGCAGGTTCCGTCTCAATTTCCGGGAATTATTAAACCCTTACGGGAAGCGGTTAGGCCGTAACGAAGCTTGCCCTTGCGGAAGCGGCGAAAAGTATAAGAACTGCTGTTTGAGTAAAAAATCAGCTGCATAA
- a CDS encoding universal stress protein: MKTLLVPVDFSDNSVRALQYAIELATQAHAEVVVLHSLEIIPTLPTLDHNRETDEARQKLSALTSQVNKNRTQVRYIVTGGDTTGDIRKAIKELDVTMVVMGTGGAKNYAKKMFGTTTEAIAKLGLCPVLAIPEGADIKPIRQIVYAADFENGDQVTAMQLLQLKQLLNASLTFLHIHNKNQADYIDNEYIKQELTKQFPEAEINFVEIDAENVAEGISKYAYESDADLVAFTILNRMFFEKIIHSSVTSKLLKKLKLPMLALPENGQLLDLQKSDSIEMSSL, translated from the coding sequence ATGAAGACACTTCTCGTACCTGTTGATTTTTCTGATAATTCAGTGCGTGCCCTGCAGTATGCCATTGAACTGGCTACGCAAGCCCATGCTGAAGTTGTAGTGCTACATTCCCTTGAAATCATTCCGACGTTGCCTACCCTGGACCATAACAGAGAAACAGACGAAGCCCGTCAAAAGCTTTCGGCACTGACCAGCCAGGTTAACAAGAACAGAACACAGGTAAGGTATATCGTTACAGGCGGAGACACCACCGGAGATATCCGGAAAGCCATAAAAGAACTGGATGTGACCATGGTGGTGATGGGAACAGGTGGCGCTAAAAACTACGCTAAAAAAATGTTTGGCACTACCACCGAGGCTATCGCGAAGCTTGGCCTGTGCCCTGTTTTAGCCATTCCGGAAGGAGCCGACATAAAACCGATCAGGCAGATTGTATACGCAGCCGATTTTGAGAACGGAGACCAGGTAACAGCCATGCAGTTGCTGCAACTGAAACAATTGCTGAATGCCTCGCTCACTTTCCTGCATATCCATAACAAAAACCAGGCAGACTATATTGATAACGAGTATATTAAACAGGAGCTGACCAAACAGTTTCCGGAAGCAGAGATAAACTTTGTGGAGATCGATGCTGAAAATGTGGCCGAAGGAATCTCGAAATACGCCTATGAAAGCGATGCGGACCTGGTTGCCTTCACGATACTGAACCGCATGTTCTTTGAAAAGATCATCCATAGCAGTGTGACATCGAAATTACTGAAGAAGCTGAAACTACCAATGCTGGCCCTGCCTGAAAACGGCCAACTGCTGGACCTGCAGAAAAGCGACAGTATTGAAATGAGCAGCTTATAG
- the ffh gene encoding signal recognition particle protein has protein sequence MFDNLSNKLDRAFKTLKGQGSITEINVAATIKEVRRALVDADVNYKVAKTVTDKIKDEAMGRDVLISVSPGQLMVKIVYEELTELMGGEKQDINISGNPAIILIAGLQGSGKTTFTGKLANYLKKQGKSVMVAACDVYRPAAINQLQVLAEQVGVEAYTELENKNPVQIALNAIEHAKKTNKKVVIIDTAGRLAVDEAMMKEIAEIKAAVKPTETLFVVDSMTGQDAVNTAKTFNERINFDGVVLTKLDGDSRGGAALSIRAVVEKPIKFISTGEKMEALDLFYPDRMAQRILGMGDVISLVERAQQAFDEDEAKRINKKIRKNQFNFDDFLTQLEQIKKMGDIKDLVGMIPGVGKALKDVEIDDNAFKPIEAIIKSMTPAERENPDMINGSRRARIAKGSGTDITQVNNLMKQFNDMRKMMKSMNKMAGTRGGLGNLAKMMGRR, from the coding sequence ATGTTTGATAATTTAAGTAACAAACTAGACCGCGCTTTTAAAACGCTTAAAGGCCAGGGTAGCATTACCGAAATAAACGTTGCTGCAACTATAAAAGAGGTGCGCCGCGCCCTTGTTGATGCCGACGTTAACTATAAAGTTGCCAAAACTGTAACCGATAAGATCAAAGACGAAGCCATGGGGCGGGATGTACTTATATCCGTTTCGCCGGGCCAGTTGATGGTAAAGATCGTGTACGAAGAGCTGACCGAGCTGATGGGCGGCGAAAAGCAGGACATCAACATAAGCGGTAACCCGGCTATTATCCTGATCGCGGGTCTGCAGGGTTCTGGTAAAACTACGTTTACGGGTAAGCTGGCCAACTACCTTAAAAAGCAGGGCAAATCGGTAATGGTTGCTGCCTGCGACGTGTACCGCCCCGCTGCGATAAACCAGCTGCAGGTACTGGCCGAGCAGGTTGGCGTAGAGGCGTATACCGAACTGGAAAACAAGAACCCGGTTCAGATCGCCCTGAATGCCATTGAGCACGCCAAAAAGACAAACAAGAAAGTAGTCATCATCGATACCGCCGGTCGTTTGGCCGTGGACGAGGCGATGATGAAAGAAATAGCCGAGATCAAAGCTGCCGTTAAGCCCACTGAGACCCTGTTTGTGGTAGACTCCATGACTGGTCAGGATGCGGTGAACACAGCCAAGACCTTTAATGAGCGCATTAACTTTGACGGTGTTGTGCTAACCAAACTGGATGGTGACTCGCGTGGTGGTGCGGCCCTTTCTATCCGTGCGGTGGTGGAGAAGCCGATCAAGTTTATCTCGACTGGTGAGAAAATGGAAGCGCTTGACCTGTTCTACCCGGATCGTATGGCACAGCGTATCCTGGGCATGGGTGACGTTATCTCCCTTGTAGAGCGCGCGCAACAGGCCTTTGACGAAGATGAGGCGAAGCGTATCAACAAGAAGATCCGCAAGAATCAGTTCAACTTCGACGACTTCCTGACACAACTGGAGCAGATTAAAAAGATGGGTGATATCAAGGACCTGGTTGGTATGATACCGGGTGTTGGCAAAGCCCTGAAAGATGTGGAGATTGACGACAATGCATTCAAACCGATCGAGGCCATTATTAAATCGATGACACCAGCTGAGCGCGAGAACCCGGATATGATAAACGGCAGCCGCCGTGCCCGTATCGCCAAAGGCAGTGGTACCGACATTACACAGGTGAACAACCTGATGAAGCAGTTCAACGATATGCGCAAAATGATGAAGTCGATGAACAAGATGGCCGGAACACGTGGTGGTTTGGGTAACCTTGCTAAAATGATGGGACGCCGTTAA
- a CDS encoding glycosyltransferase family 4 protein translates to MTDTTNLLYISYYWPPSGGPGVQRGLKFCKYLPQFGVLPGILTVDEEQASYAVLDPTFEKEIPEGIEVYRTATSEPFEYYKKLSGKKEIPYSGFANQKTKDTFLDKVFKFVRGNLFIPDARVGWNKHALKKAEELIVAGKYKAVLTTSPPHSTQLIGLKLKQKYKLPWVADLRDPWTNIHYYDQLLHTPIARRLDEKYERQVLEQADAIIVTSEDTKRLFLNKPANVHADKIHVIPNGYDEEDFLFPSNPPQDTFLITYTGTITENYNIDVFLKVLATLLSTHSEINYKLRFVGKVSEGVKMRIEKAGLLGITEYIPFVPHQEAIKYMMESTLLLLSIADVDTVYANVPGKLFEYLASNKPIVALGPVHSAMDQIIDECGAGRLFHYTAYDLMLDHLTQMSKAWKINPNLDLPYINHARFSRRALTAELAKVVKALK, encoded by the coding sequence ATGACCGATACTACAAACTTACTATATATCTCTTATTACTGGCCGCCTTCCGGTGGACCAGGAGTGCAGCGTGGCTTAAAATTTTGCAAATACTTACCACAGTTTGGCGTGCTTCCGGGCATACTTACCGTTGATGAAGAACAGGCTTCCTACGCCGTGTTAGATCCTACCTTCGAGAAAGAAATACCTGAAGGCATTGAAGTTTACCGCACGGCCACATCTGAGCCTTTTGAGTACTATAAAAAACTATCCGGCAAGAAAGAAATTCCTTACAGCGGCTTTGCTAACCAGAAAACCAAGGACACCTTTTTAGATAAGGTTTTCAAGTTTGTGCGCGGCAATTTATTTATTCCTGATGCCCGCGTTGGCTGGAACAAACATGCCTTGAAAAAAGCGGAAGAACTTATAGTTGCCGGCAAGTACAAAGCCGTTCTTACCACCAGTCCGCCGCATTCTACGCAGCTTATTGGCCTTAAGTTAAAGCAAAAGTACAAGTTGCCCTGGGTTGCCGACCTCCGCGACCCCTGGACCAACATCCATTACTACGACCAGTTACTGCATACCCCTATTGCCAGGCGCCTGGATGAAAAGTATGAACGGCAGGTACTGGAACAAGCTGATGCCATTATAGTTACCAGCGAAGACACCAAGCGCCTGTTCCTGAACAAGCCCGCCAACGTACATGCCGACAAGATCCATGTAATCCCGAACGGGTATGATGAAGAGGATTTCCTTTTCCCGAGTAACCCGCCGCAGGATACTTTCCTGATAACGTATACCGGTACTATCACTGAAAACTATAATATTGATGTTTTCCTGAAAGTTCTGGCAACACTGCTATCCACGCACAGCGAAATAAACTATAAGCTCCGCTTTGTGGGTAAAGTGTCGGAGGGTGTGAAGATGCGCATTGAGAAGGCAGGTTTATTGGGCATTACAGAATACATACCGTTTGTACCGCACCAGGAAGCTATCAAATATATGATGGAGAGTACTTTACTACTGCTCTCAATTGCTGATGTGGATACGGTATATGCCAATGTGCCGGGTAAATTATTCGAGTACCTGGCATCCAACAAACCAATCGTTGCGCTCGGCCCGGTTCATTCTGCCATGGACCAGATTATAGATGAATGTGGCGCAGGCCGCCTGTTTCATTACACCGCCTACGACCTGATGCTGGATCACCTTACGCAAATGAGCAAAGCCTGGAAGATCAATCCGAATCTGGATCTGCCGTATATCAACCACGCCCGTTTTTCAAGAAGAGCGCTAACAGCTGAATTAGCGAAGGTAGTGAAGGCCTTGAAGTAA
- a CDS encoding transglutaminase domain-containing protein, whose protein sequence is MAQFLQPKMAKGFALRFIQIIIVFPMAVLLSFYIPPYKSMDYELHFLLWLLVSAAVSVIVTRISPKLTVFAFFTIMGVFLYNSTFPNYTFGDIYSDYNAALVNMTSNPHKVSYFKPVKGTYFQEERVKNAMQPTHPKLRNFAVENSTRYFHDEYYRKYGKLTRYFSLFKHIRLNWKYVNDPINMDYYSPPVESMELLAGDCDDYAILMASSVMAIGGEARVVISESHMYTEVKVGESKDIDKVSHVVRTLFPDEVNSGKIHFHETNDELWINFDYTARHPGGYFLEPELYSVITFKK, encoded by the coding sequence ATGGCGCAGTTCTTACAACCTAAAATGGCAAAAGGATTTGCCTTGCGGTTTATTCAGATCATCATTGTGTTTCCGATGGCGGTGTTACTCAGCTTTTACATACCGCCTTACAAGTCAATGGATTATGAGTTGCACTTCTTGTTGTGGCTTTTGGTTTCAGCGGCTGTTTCGGTTATAGTTACCCGTATCAGTCCGAAATTAACGGTGTTTGCTTTCTTTACGATCATGGGGGTATTCCTTTACAATAGTACCTTCCCCAACTATACATTCGGCGATATTTACTCTGATTATAATGCTGCGCTGGTAAACATGACCAGCAACCCGCACAAAGTATCGTACTTTAAACCGGTTAAGGGTACTTATTTCCAGGAAGAACGTGTAAAGAACGCCATGCAGCCAACGCATCCAAAGCTGCGCAACTTTGCCGTAGAGAACTCTACCCGTTATTTCCACGACGAATATTACCGCAAGTATGGTAAGCTGACCCGTTATTTTTCACTGTTCAAACACATCCGTCTGAACTGGAAATATGTAAACGACCCGATAAATATGGACTACTACTCCCCGCCTGTTGAGAGTATGGAACTGCTGGCCGGCGACTGCGATGATTATGCGATCCTGATGGCCTCATCGGTGATGGCAATTGGCGGAGAAGCCCGAGTGGTTATTTCAGAAAGCCATATGTATACAGAAGTTAAGGTGGGCGAATCAAAAGACATTGACAAAGTGAGCCATGTGGTGCGCACCCTGTTTCCGGATGAGGTGAACAGTGGCAAAATACATTTCCACGAGACCAACGATGAGCTTTGGATCAATTTTGATTATACTGCACGCCACCCGGGCGGTTATTTCCTGGAGCCTGAACTTTATAGCGTAATCACATTTAAAAAATAA
- a CDS encoding acyl-CoA synthetase family protein gives MDFKAQFKQQLLGKPSDFTQMALSLFRYQAQYNVVYKEYLQNLNIQPGQIKNLEQIPFLPIEFFKQQKVATGNFEPEVTFQSSGTTQQTRSKHYVADLAWYNHVTKHIFEHFYGPLEQFVVLALLPSYLEQGGSSLVAMVDYFVNQTRQSEEGFYLHNRKKLHQTIDAARGRGKKVLLIGVSYALLDWAEELRGNYSFSGVTLMETGGMKGRHREMVREELHSFLKKGFGVDKIHSEYGMTELLSQGYSMGDGIFKPGQTMQILLRDLNDPFDIGAHHRSGGINVIDLANIDSCAFIETKDIGRMHTEGTFEVLGRFDNSDIRGCNLLVV, from the coding sequence ATGGATTTTAAGGCACAGTTCAAACAACAGTTACTCGGGAAACCTTCCGATTTTACCCAAATGGCGCTGTCGCTTTTCAGGTACCAGGCCCAATATAATGTTGTTTACAAAGAATACCTGCAAAATCTGAACATCCAGCCGGGCCAGATAAAAAACCTGGAACAAATCCCTTTCTTACCTATAGAGTTCTTTAAGCAGCAAAAGGTTGCAACCGGTAATTTTGAACCCGAAGTTACTTTCCAGAGCAGCGGCACCACGCAGCAAACGCGCAGCAAGCATTACGTTGCAGATCTTGCCTGGTATAACCATGTTACAAAGCATATTTTCGAGCATTTTTACGGACCGCTGGAGCAGTTTGTGGTGCTGGCCCTGTTACCATCTTATTTAGAGCAGGGTGGCTCCAGCCTGGTAGCCATGGTTGATTATTTTGTAAATCAGACCAGGCAAAGCGAAGAAGGATTCTATCTACATAACCGCAAAAAGCTCCACCAAACGATAGATGCAGCCCGGGGTCGCGGCAAAAAAGTATTGCTGATAGGTGTAAGCTACGCCTTGCTGGATTGGGCCGAAGAACTAAGAGGCAACTATAGCTTTAGCGGCGTAACTTTAATGGAGACCGGAGGCATGAAAGGGCGGCACCGCGAAATGGTGCGCGAAGAACTGCATAGTTTCCTTAAAAAAGGCTTTGGTGTAGATAAGATTCATTCAGAATATGGCATGACAGAACTGCTCTCACAAGGCTACTCCATGGGCGATGGTATTTTTAAGCCCGGCCAAACCATGCAAATCCTGCTCCGCGACCTCAACGATCCCTTTGATATTGGTGCGCATCATAGAAGCGGCGGCATAAATGTAATTGACCTGGCTAACATAGACTCGTGTGCTTTTATCGAAACAAAGGATATCGGCAGAATGCACACCGAAGGTACTTTTGAAGTGCTGGGCCGTTTTGATAACTCAGATATCCGGGGGTGTAATCTGCTTGTGGTGTAA
- a CDS encoding nucleoside deaminase has product MKQKEDFMREAIRLSVQKMQEGCGGPFGCVVVCNGEIVARGYNNVLGSNDPTAHAEIEAIRKACTTLGTNQLTDCELYTSCEPCPMCLGAIYWARPKKVYYANSRQDAERIGFDDKFIYQELDKPKSERRIPMEQLLADEAKEAFEKWVAKEDKTSY; this is encoded by the coding sequence ATGAAACAGAAAGAAGATTTTATGCGTGAGGCCATCCGGCTCTCGGTACAGAAAATGCAGGAAGGCTGTGGCGGCCCGTTTGGCTGCGTAGTTGTGTGCAACGGCGAAATAGTGGCCCGCGGCTACAACAACGTGCTGGGCTCCAACGACCCCACAGCACACGCAGAAATAGAAGCTATCCGGAAAGCATGCACCACCCTGGGCACCAACCAACTTACGGACTGCGAACTATACACCAGCTGCGAGCCATGCCCCATGTGCCTGGGCGCCATTTACTGGGCCCGCCCTAAAAAAGTATATTATGCCAATTCCCGCCAGGACGCTGAGCGCATCGGCTTCGACGATAAATTCATTTACCAGGAACTGGACAAGCCAAAATCAGAACGCAGAATACCGATGGAGCAGCTTTTAGCAGATGAAGCCAAAGAAGCGTTTGAGAAATGGGTAGCTAAGGAAGATAAAACAAGTTACTGA
- a CDS encoding sigma-54-dependent transcriptional regulator has protein sequence MPKILIIDDERAIRSTLKEILEFENYAVDEAEDGEKGLQLLNKSKYDVVLCDIKMPGMDGLEVLEKAMEVSPDTPFIMISAHGTIDTAVEATKKGAYDFLQKPPDLNRLLVTVRNALDKATLVTETKILKKKISKTYEMVGTSGALGRVKQAIEKVAPTDARVLITGPNGSGKELVARSIHEHSNRSNGPLIEVNCAAIPSELIESELFGHEKGSFTSAVKQRLGKFEQANGGTLFLDEVGDMSLSAQAKVLRALQEHKITRVGGDKDIQVDVRVIAATNKNLLEEIEAKNFREDLYHRLGVILIHVPPLNERREDIPDLVAKFLNDIANDYGNKPKSIAADAMEYLQGLDWRGNVRELRNVVERLVIMSGNEITLEDAKAYARPVVTY, from the coding sequence ATGCCCAAAATTCTGATTATAGATGATGAGCGGGCCATCCGTAGTACCCTGAAAGAAATTCTGGAATTTGAGAATTACGCTGTTGACGAAGCCGAAGATGGTGAAAAGGGACTACAGCTCCTGAATAAAAGCAAGTACGATGTAGTGCTCTGCGACATAAAAATGCCGGGCATGGACGGACTGGAAGTGCTGGAAAAAGCCATGGAGGTTTCGCCGGATACGCCGTTCATCATGATTTCGGCACACGGAACGATTGATACGGCCGTGGAAGCCACTAAAAAAGGTGCCTACGATTTTCTGCAGAAACCACCGGACCTGAACCGTTTGCTGGTAACTGTACGTAACGCGCTGGATAAAGCCACACTGGTAACCGAAACCAAGATCCTGAAGAAGAAGATATCCAAAACCTACGAAATGGTGGGTACTTCGGGAGCGTTGGGTCGGGTAAAACAGGCGATTGAAAAAGTTGCCCCTACTGATGCCCGCGTGCTGATAACCGGACCAAACGGATCTGGCAAGGAACTGGTAGCACGCTCTATACACGAACACAGCAACCGCAGCAACGGACCATTGATAGAAGTAAACTGTGCGGCCATACCTAGCGAACTCATCGAAAGCGAACTGTTTGGCCACGAAAAAGGCTCGTTTACCTCGGCAGTTAAGCAACGTCTTGGCAAGTTTGAGCAGGCCAATGGCGGTACTTTGTTTCTGGATGAAGTGGGTGACATGAGCCTCTCGGCCCAGGCCAAAGTACTGCGCGCCTTGCAGGAGCATAAAATTACCCGTGTAGGCGGCGATAAAGATATACAGGTGGATGTGCGCGTAATTGCAGCAACCAATAAAAACCTGCTGGAAGAGATTGAGGCCAAGAACTTCCGCGAAGACTTGTACCATCGCCTGGGGGTTATCCTTATTCATGTACCGCCGCTTAACGAGCGCCGCGAAGATATTCCGGACCTGGTTGCTAAATTCCTGAACGACATAGCCAACGACTATGGTAACAAGCCTAAATCGATTGCTGCCGATGCCATGGAGTACCTGCAAGGACTGGACTGGCGGGGTAACGTGCGTGAGCTGCGCAACGTGGTAGAGCGCCTGGTAATTATGAGCGGAAACGAGATTACGTTAGAAGATGCCAAAGCTTATGCCCGACCGGTTGTAACTTATTAA
- a CDS encoding FRG domain-containing protein: MQAGTEIVVNSWLELQAALFDHSWDPVLGRFRSSYVYRGSWNKSYDLSTSITRVGPQFERLEPHILRNFRKYAHGTAPQDDTIWNWLAMAQHHGLPTRLLDWSYSPYVALHFVTDLLDKYEEDGAVWCVDYVKSKQYLPSTLLDAVNEEGASVFTPEILAPVSPTLKKLGSFQKEEFVLFLEPPSLDARIIQQYALFSMMSDVKSELSSWLQQHPELYFRVIIPAKLKWEIRDKLDQANITERVLFPGLAGLSQWLKRHYTHSK, from the coding sequence ATGCAGGCAGGCACCGAAATAGTAGTAAATTCATGGCTGGAGCTTCAGGCTGCCCTTTTTGACCATAGCTGGGACCCAGTGCTGGGCCGTTTTCGTTCGTCTTATGTATACCGGGGAAGCTGGAATAAGTCTTACGACCTGAGTACCAGCATTACACGCGTGGGTCCGCAGTTTGAGAGGCTGGAGCCGCATATTCTCCGTAACTTCCGTAAGTATGCCCACGGCACAGCTCCCCAGGATGATACCATCTGGAACTGGCTTGCTATGGCACAGCATCATGGTTTGCCTACCCGCCTCCTCGACTGGAGCTATTCGCCTTATGTAGCCCTGCACTTTGTAACAGACCTGCTGGATAAATACGAAGAGGACGGCGCAGTGTGGTGTGTAGACTATGTAAAATCGAAACAATACCTGCCCTCTACCTTGCTGGATGCTGTAAATGAAGAAGGAGCCAGCGTATTTACACCGGAAATTCTGGCACCGGTCAGCCCGACTCTAAAAAAACTGGGCAGCTTTCAGAAAGAAGAATTTGTGCTTTTCCTGGAACCACCTTCGCTTGATGCCCGCATAATACAACAGTATGCCTTATTCTCGATGATGTCTGATGTGAAGTCGGAGCTTAGCTCCTGGCTGCAGCAACACCCGGAGTTATATTTCAGGGTGATCATTCCTGCAAAACTGAAGTGGGAAATACGTGATAAACTGGACCAGGCCAACATTACAGAGCGTGTGCTTTTTCCGGGGCTTGCCGGTCTGAGCCAATGGCTGAAAAGGCATTACACCCATTCTAAATAA
- a CDS encoding thioredoxin family protein translates to MKKSVLWLLALLVSSSAWAQTKEINFRKGTVAEIMAQAKTEKKPIFIDAYTTWCGPCKWMDKNVFVNDAVADYFNTNFVNYKLDMEKGEGIEMAKKYEVQAYPSFLFLAADGSVMHRTVGARPAEMFMDVATIAKDPAKNFASYQKKFDGGERSADFMMGYLKVLNEAALDAGKVAEAYFATQKSDQLLERGNWKLIYENINTVESPTFKHLVKNREAFAKKYTADSVNNKILSVYGMALNRAAYEGKDAEFTKLKTNLTKLNLKDAERSLLFADAVYYERKQDLPKYHAANIKLYDTYFSSDANRLNSIAWKYYETIDDKAMLQKAEEWARKSVSIAPGYANLDTHAALLYKLGQKQKALEAANKAIAAGKKNGDDVTGTEQLLAEIKKM, encoded by the coding sequence ATGAAAAAATCAGTACTATGGCTGCTGGCCTTGCTGGTAAGCAGCAGCGCCTGGGCTCAAACCAAAGAAATCAACTTCCGGAAAGGCACTGTAGCCGAGATTATGGCACAGGCCAAAACCGAGAAAAAACCGATATTTATTGATGCCTATACCACCTGGTGCGGACCATGTAAGTGGATGGATAAGAACGTGTTTGTAAACGATGCTGTAGCCGACTACTTTAATACCAACTTCGTGAACTATAAGCTGGACATGGAGAAAGGCGAAGGCATTGAAATGGCGAAGAAGTATGAAGTACAGGCTTACCCAAGCTTCCTGTTTTTAGCCGCAGATGGCAGTGTGATGCACCGCACGGTTGGTGCCCGCCCAGCCGAAATGTTTATGGATGTAGCAACTATAGCCAAAGACCCTGCTAAGAACTTTGCATCTTACCAGAAGAAATTTGACGGCGGTGAGCGCTCTGCAGACTTTATGATGGGGTACCTGAAAGTGCTGAACGAAGCCGCTCTGGATGCTGGCAAAGTAGCCGAAGCTTATTTTGCTACCCAAAAGTCTGATCAGCTGCTGGAGCGTGGCAACTGGAAACTGATCTACGAGAACATTAATACGGTAGAGTCACCAACTTTTAAACACCTGGTTAAAAACAGAGAAGCTTTTGCAAAGAAGTACACCGCAGATTCTGTTAACAACAAAATACTAAGTGTGTATGGCATGGCCCTGAACCGTGCTGCGTATGAGGGGAAGGATGCAGAATTTACAAAACTGAAGACCAATCTCACAAAACTGAACCTGAAAGACGCTGAAAGGTCATTGCTATTTGCTGATGCAGTTTATTACGAACGCAAGCAGGACTTACCAAAGTACCATGCCGCCAACATCAAACTATACGATACTTACTTCAGCAGCGACGCCAACCGCCTGAACAGCATTGCCTGGAAATACTATGAAACGATAGATGATAAAGCCATGCTGCAAAAAGCGGAAGAGTGGGCCAGGAAATCGGTTAGCATTGCACCGGGTTATGCTAACTTAGATACACATGCCGCTTTGCTTTACAAACTAGGGCAGAAACAAAAAGCACTGGAAGCAGCCAATAAAGCTATTGCGGCAGGCAAAAAGAACGGCGACGATGTAACCGGAACCGAACAACTGCTGGCCGAGATTAAAAAAATGTAG
- the arsC gene encoding arsenate reductase (glutaredoxin) (This arsenate reductase requires both glutathione and glutaredoxin to convert arsenate to arsenite, after which the efflux transporter formed by ArsA and ArsB can extrude the arsenite from the cell, providing resistance.), whose protein sequence is MITIYHNKMCSKSRCTLDLLKENKQEVEVVEYLKTTPTADELKSILQKLHMKPEELVRKGEKVFKEKFAGKSLTDEQWIQAMVENPVLIERPIVVKGDKAVIGRPPENVLGLL, encoded by the coding sequence ATGATTACGATCTACCATAATAAGATGTGCAGTAAAAGCAGGTGCACGCTCGATCTGCTGAAAGAGAACAAACAGGAGGTTGAAGTAGTGGAATACCTGAAGACAACACCCACCGCTGACGAGCTGAAAAGTATTCTGCAAAAGCTACATATGAAACCTGAGGAGTTGGTTCGTAAAGGAGAAAAGGTATTTAAAGAAAAATTTGCGGGTAAGAGCTTAACAGATGAACAATGGATTCAGGCAATGGTGGAAAACCCGGTTCTGATCGAAAGACCCATTGTAGTGAAAGGTGATAAAGCTGTTATTGGTCGCCCTCCGGAGAATGTGCTGGGCTTGTTATAG